One Pseudomonadota bacterium genomic window, TCTTAATGTTCACCTTTTCTTTATCCCCGATAATGCCTTTAAACTCACCCATCGTGTCACCAAAATTCTTTACTACAACATTTATCTGTGTAAAGATCTCATCAAAGTCAGGTGATGTAACAACATCCTTTATTTTTTCACCCTGTGCCAAAAATTTCTTCTCCACACCTGGTATGATCTCTATATATTTATCTCCAAGGACACCTTGAGTTTTTATTGCAATCTTACTATCAACAGGTATATTCACATTATCCTTTATAACAAGGGTTGCCATCGCCTTATATCCATCCAGTTTAATTTTCCTTACCTTCCCCACTTGTACCCCTGCGATTTGGACAGGTGATTTGGGATCAAGCCCACTCGCATTATCAAAAGACACAATCACATCATATCCTGCCTCCCTGAATACACCAAACTTCCCGATCCTGAAAGACATATAGAATAGTATAACTATCCCGATTAGTACCAATATACCCACCTTTAACTCCGGTGAAATTGCATTTTTATTCATTAGTCACCTCCTGAAAAACCAGGTATTTTTGTCGCCTTTAAAAATTCTTTTATATTCTCGTTGTTACTCCTTTTTATCTCATATGGTGTTCCGTACTCTATAATCTTGCCATTATAAAGCATAGCCACCTTGTCTGCTATTCTAAACATACCGAGTATGTCATGACTGATCACCACGTAAGTCTTTTTCAGGTATGTCTGTGTCTCTTTTATCAAATCATCTATTGTCAATGAAATAATCGGGTCAAGGGCGCTGGTAGGTTCGTCAAACAAAATGATATCAGGGTCGAGTACAAGTGCCCTTGCAAGGCCTACCCTTTTTCTCATACCGCCCGAAAGTTCAGAGGGCATCTTCTCAGTAAAACCCAGCAGTCCAACCTGTTTTAGCCTCTCTTCTACAATTCCCTCTATCTCCTTTTCTGAAAGCTTCGTATGTTCCCTTAAAGGAAAGGCAATATTGTCATACACATCCATGGAATCAAAGAGGGCGGCTTCCTGGAAGAGCATCCCGAACCCTTTTCTCACACTATTCAACTCCCTCTCCTTTAATTTCGTTATTTCTAAACCATCTACCCATATCTCACCTTTATCAGGTTTCATAAGACCAATCAGATGCTTCAAGAGGACTGTTTTCCCTCCACCGCTTTTTCCTATAATGACCGTTATCTTACCCTTTTCTATCTCAAGGTTGATGCCATCCAGAACCTTCTGGGTACCAAAACTCTTATGGAGGTCTATAATTTTTATTGCCTTATTTTCCATACTAAAACATCAGAGATGTAAGTACATAGTCAAAAATCAGGATGGTAACACACGATGTCACGACAGCCTCTGTAGTCGATTTTCCAACCCCCTCAGCACCACCCTCTGTGTAAAAACCCTTATAACAGGAAACAACGCTCATGATGATTCCAAAAAATGCAGCCTTTACAAGACCATTATATATATCCTCATGGTCAACATACTTAACCATCTTATTGATAAAGGCGCCCTCATTAATCCCCAAAAGCTTTACCCCTACAAGATAACCGCCAACTATACCAACAAAGTCAGACACTATGGTTAAAATAGGGAGCATCAAAAAAGAAGCAACCACCCTCGGGACAACAAGATATTTTATAGGGTTAAGGGCCATAACAATTAATGCATCTATCTGCTCTGTTACCCTCATTGTACCAAGCTCTGCTGCCATGGCTGAACCTGCCCTTCCAGTAACCATCAGGCTTGTAAGTACAGGACCAAGTTCTCTTGTCATGCTTAACGCCACTGTTGTTCCCACAAGCCCTTCAGCGCCAAATTTTCTGAAACCGTAGTACGATTGAAGGGCAAGAACCATACCTGTAAAAACACCGGTTATGATAACCACAACTACAGAATTCACACCTATAAACTCCATCTGCTTGAATATGTAATTAAACTTAAAAGGCCTTCTTACCCCCCAGTAGACACACTCGGTAAAAAATAAGCCAACGCTGCCAAGCTCTCTTAAAAATCTTGCAACAGGTGAAAATATCTTTTCTATTATACTGCTAAACATATACCCTCAAGACCCTCTTTGATATCTTGCACAAAATCTCATAAGGAATTGTACCTGTCTGCTCGGCAATTTCATCGGCTGAAATAACCTCTGTCTTACTGCGTCCTAAAAGTACCACCTCTTCCTTCACATTTACGTCTTCAAGCTCAGTGACATCCACAAGCAACCAGTCCATACATATCCTTCCAATAATACTGCATCTCGTATCTTTTATCAATACAGAACCCTTGTTCGACAATGCCCTCGGATAACCATCTGCATAACCTACCGGAACATACGCCACCCGCGTCTTCTTCCTGGTAGTATGTGTTCCACCATAGCTTAATCGATATCCAGGGGGAAATTCTCTGATATGTGCTATCTTTGATATAAATCTCATCACCTGTTTTACATGTAACCTTTTACTCAATTCTCTTGCAGGATAGGAACCGTAAAGGCTTATCCCCACTCGAACCATGTCAAAATATGCCTCAGGATAATTAACGATTGCACCACTATTTGCCATATGAACAATCCCGGGATTGATGCCGTTATCCCTCAAAACTTGTAGGGCCTTTTTGAATATCTCTATCTGGTTCATCCCATATTCATCCCTTTTTTCCGAAGAAGAAAAATGGCTCATAAAACCTTCGACTTTTATATTGCCTGCTCTCTTTATCTGCTCAACTACAAAAGGTATATCATCAGGGCCAAAACCGAGCCTCCCCATACCTGTATCTACCTTTATGTGTACCTTCAATGGCCTATCAAGATGAACGCCATCTTCTGCAATTCTTTTAAGCATATTGAAATCATGGATAACAGGGGTAAGCATATTTTTATACACAGGTTCCAACTCATCCCATGCCAGTATGCCACTCATTACAAGTATCGGTGCAGTGATACCATTACCCCTCAGCTCTATCCCTTCATCTATTGTTGCAACACCCA contains:
- a CDS encoding ABC transporter ATP-binding protein, translated to MENKAIKIIDLHKSFGTQKVLDGINLEIEKGKITVIIGKSGGGKTVLLKHLIGLMKPDKGEIWVDGLEITKLKERELNSVRKGFGMLFQEAALFDSMDVYDNIAFPLREHTKLSEKEIEGIVEERLKQVGLLGFTEKMPSELSGGMRKRVGLARALVLDPDIILFDEPTSALDPIISLTIDDLIKETQTYLKKTYVVISHDILGMFRIADKVAMLYNGKIIEYGTPYEIKRSNNENIKEFLKATKIPGFSGGD
- a CDS encoding MlaD family protein, yielding MNKNAISPELKVGILVLIGIVILFYMSFRIGKFGVFREAGYDVIVSFDNASGLDPKSPVQIAGVQVGKVRKIKLDGYKAMATLVIKDNVNIPVDSKIAIKTQGVLGDKYIEIIPGVEKKFLAQGEKIKDVVTSPDFDEIFTQINVVVKNFGDTMGEFKGIIGDKEKVNIKKSIDNIQALSGEFKDFLKDNKDNVARIVDNAATLSDGLQKIVSDIEGGKGTLGLLVKDDKLYNDARDAVASLKSISTDIEQGKGTLGKLAKDDSIYIEAKETVKNMREITDGIKSGEGTLGKLAKDDSLYIEAERTMKKLQKGAEGLQEMTPITILGTIFGTIF
- a CDS encoding ABC transporter permease, with translation MFSSIIEKIFSPVARFLRELGSVGLFFTECVYWGVRRPFKFNYIFKQMEFIGVNSVVVVIITGVFTGMVLALQSYYGFRKFGAEGLVGTTVALSMTRELGPVLTSLMVTGRAGSAMAAELGTMRVTEQIDALIVMALNPIKYLVVPRVVASFLMLPILTIVSDFVGIVGGYLVGVKLLGINEGAFINKMVKYVDHEDIYNGLVKAAFFGIIMSVVSCYKGFYTEGGAEGVGKSTTEAVVTSCVTILIFDYVLTSLMF
- the alr gene encoding alanine racemase; this translates as MINIPRAIVYLDLNVLEENYRAIKAKVPSQVKILCVVKADAYGHGATEVARRLESNNVDYLGVATIDEGIELRGNGITAPILVMSGILAWDELEPVYKNMLTPVIHDFNMLKRIAEDGVHLDRPLKVHIKVDTGMGRLGFGPDDIPFVVEQIKRAGNIKVEGFMSHFSSSEKRDEYGMNQIEIFKKALQVLRDNGINPGIVHMANSGAIVNYPEAYFDMVRVGISLYGSYPARELSKRLHVKQVMRFISKIAHIREFPPGYRLSYGGTHTTRKKTRVAYVPVGYADGYPRALSNKGSVLIKDTRCSIIGRICMDWLLVDVTELEDVNVKEEVVLLGRSKTEVISADEIAEQTGTIPYEILCKISKRVLRVYV